One window from the genome of Mastacembelus armatus chromosome 18, fMasArm1.2, whole genome shotgun sequence encodes:
- the LOC113134680 gene encoding calcium-binding protein 2-like — protein MSKAGERTPSTSSVNSASSNIKDSGSKSSMDNDSASGSLSETPKKSSKKSKKNTDSMNKVYTSVLNSVFGADRELAQAELDELQEAFKEFDYDQDGYLNYKDVAECMRTMGYMPTEMELLEIVQQIKMRMGGLMDFDDFIELMGPRMMGETADMLGLKELQSAFVQFDLDGDGKINQDEMKEAVKTLLGEKLKKGELEEILKELDINADGTIDFEEFVMMLSIR, from the exons ATGTCCAAGGCAGGAGAGAGGACACCCTCTACCTCTTCTGTCAACTCAGCCTCATCAAATAT CAAAGACAGTGGCTCAAAATCTTCCATGGATAATGATTCCGCCTCTGGATCATTGTCTGAAACACCCAAAAAATCATCAAAGAAGtccaagaaaaacacagacagtatGAATAAAGTCTACACTTCTGTGCTCAACAGTGTTTTTGGGGCA GACAGAGAATTGGCTCAGGCTGAGTTAGATG AGTTACAAGAGGCCTTCAAAGAGTTTGACTACGACCAAGATGGCTATCTGAACTACAAGGATGTGGCTGAGTGCATGAGAACCATGGGATACATGCCCACTGAAATGGAGCTGTTGGAGATAGTACAACAGATTAAGATGAGAA TGGGTGGATTGATGGACTTTGATGACTTTATTGAACTAATGGGACCCAGGATGATGGGAGAGACTGCTGACATGTTGGGACTCAAAGAGCTTCAATCAGCCTTTGTACAG TTCGACCTTGATGGAGATGGAAAGATCAACCAGGACGAGATGAAGGAGGCAGTCAAGACGCTGCTGGGAGAGAAGCTGAAGAAAGGAGAGCTGGAGGAGATCTTGAAGGAGCTGGACATTAATGCAGATGGAACCATTGACTTTGAAg AGTTTGTGATGATGCTCTCCATTCGCTAG
- the tdrd7b gene encoding tudor domain-containing protein 7B → MADAELVKKMLRAILLANKGGVSLSRLQSEYKELAGEHIPHKQMGHNQLETLLASMPSVVRMERSRSGEMVYFASGAYETAHIAKVVARQRSSKKTGRPHLVNTQMRVKPAAPLVLNAKPQTSLRQPSHRGRGGSRGGGRGAGHGDFRLVRDMRDAQSEYKAGAHLTKMSNQNTPNRKGNPPVEKSDKRMSLPSRFQKEVHAHLSRNPQQSGSPGNLNESHGPGKGRPYNPQQVQGRIRDILGKYSNGFWVSKLPQIYRELYRQELPTEAIKDLELWTHICTVEKTCSSNPSELLLYPAKEHTTATSPSVILNQNSAPVPVSTSDTPIDKPLRSPVQQRPPTTHLSHSDSRSPQSPPLSMSSPSPPSSPAALNPDLKQKLEELLVKYSSGLWAHALPKLFQDTYKTKLPGHVLENLHLLSDICTIDYPMPDNPKRAILYRRSSTGGGGREDENCNRRNSSTSEEEFKVRQALGRRLSNQEVPPLQIPNEEYPSVLVVEASNTNGVILRYIGEDYSQAQESMEDEMREFYRLDQSGPPPVSSPSSGQLVAVKAEEEEEVLRAQVCEVMADKVKVCYVDHGFSEVISETKVFELHEKFYKLPFQATKCKLAGLEPFCQEPAVLKRFETMASGRILLAEILERRQTPLVVLYDTSQDDDVNINAACMKALQDKTLASPLQVNSTYMNVTVSSVCSDGTIYLQLPSKGLVKLHETLENIETYFHSQVTSEFLVSRPFCGKGCLARYKGKWSRVEITNLHGSRVLDILFTDVGVQASVEVFELREIPSPFLRDLTAIPPQAVKCCLADLAVGIGSWTAEAVQWLREKVLNTTDCSMKVAKVDETKRCLYIHLFTDKNFHDPARSLNHQMAQSDLFKQQPDVFLTSHSPAKTSTPTLSSKTSSTSDSPNSSPTSASVPAKPHLKRALSGPRGGGRGNSIMGPSETPSSPSSSLQLPPLLELPPAGSNIDVYIPVACHPGHFVLQPWRDMYKLVVLMGEMILYYNKTEEKPLNIEKNQIYAAKVENNWHRVLVKGVLTNGLVSVYELDYGKHELVSCTQLRPLIKEFRQLPFQAITAQLAGVKPRQWSEEASIVFRNHVEKRPLVAQLEAVQEAINPWDRKMTVFLVDTSQEDRDIWVHDIMAEFADELTNEL, encoded by the exons ATGGCTGACGCGGAGCTGGTGAAGAAGATGTTGCGAGCCATCCTTCTAGCCAATAAGGGTGGAGTGTCACTGTCGCGTCTGCAGTCAGAGTACAAGGAGCTGGCAGGGGAGCACATACCACATAAACAGATGGGACACAATCAGCTGGAAACACTGCTAGCCAGCATGCCCTCTGTAGTCCGCATGGAGCGCAGCCGCTCTGGCGAG ATGGTCTATTTTGCCTCAGGTGCTTATGAGACAGCCCACATAGCGAAAGTGGTGGCTCGTCAGCGCAGCTCCAAGAAGACGGGCCGACCCCATTTGGTCAACACCCAGATGAGGGTCAAACCAGCGGCACCACTTGTTCTCAATG CCAAACCTCAGACCTCTCTGAGACAGCCGAGCCACCGAGGCCGAGGTGGGAGTAGAGGCGGAGGCAGAGGAGCTGGACATGGAGATTTCAGACTGGTCAGGGACATGAGGGATGCCCAGTCAGAGTACAAGGCTGGGGCGCATTTAACCAAGATGTCCAATCAGAACACACCCAACAGGAAAGGCAACCCACCTGTAGAAAA GTCAGACAAAAGGATGAGCCTTCCATCACGGTTTCAGAAGGAGGTGCATGCTCACCTTTCCAGAAACCCCCAGCAGAGTGGCT CACCCGGGAATCTCAATGAAAGTCATGGCCCAGGGAAAGGAAGGCCATACAACCCACAACAGGTCCAGGGTCGCATTAGGGATATCCTGGGGAAGTACAGCAACGGGTTCTGGGTGTCAAAGCTGCCTCAGATCTATAGAGAGCTATACAGACAGGAACTGCCCACTGAGGCCATCAAAGACCTGGAGCTCTGGACACACATATgcact GTAGAGAAGACCTGCAGCAGCAACCCATCAGAGCTGCTTCTTTACCCCGCCAAGGAACACACCACTGCCACTTCCCCCTCAGTCATCCTTAATCAAAATTCTGCCCCTGTCCCCGTCTCCACTTCAGACACCCCTATAGACAAACCGTTGCGTTCCCCTGTCCAACAAAGACCTCCTACCACCCACCTGTCTCACTCTGATTCTCGCTCTCCTCAGTCTCCCCCACTGTCCATGTCCTCCCCCAGTCCTCCTTCCTCACCTGCTGCCCTCAACCCTGACCTGAAGCAGAAGTTGGAGGAGCTGCTGGTGAAGTATTCCAGTGGCCTGTGGGCCCACGCGCTGCCCAAACTCTTCCAGGACACCTACAAA ACAAAACTGCCTGGACATGTCTTGGAAAACCTTCACCTCCTCTCTGACATCTGCACCATCGACTACCCGATGCCTGACAACCCCAAAAGAGCCATCCTGTACAGGAGGAGCAGCACCGGAGGTGGAGGCAGAGAGGATGAGAACTGTAACAGGAGGAACTCTTCAACCAGTGAAGAAGAGTTCAAAGTGAGGCAGGCACTTGGGAGGAGGCTCAGTAATCAGGAGGTGCCCCCTCTGCAGATCCCCAATGAGGAGTATCCCTCTGTGCTGGTGGTGGAGGCCTCCAACACCAATGGAGTCATACTCAG GTACATTGGTGAGGATTACTCCCAGGCCCAGGAGTCCATGGAGGATGAAATGAGAGAGTTCTATCGTTTGGACCAAAGCGGTCCACCTCCTGTGTCATCTCCATCCTCGGGTCAGCTTGTTGCTGTCAAAGccgaggaggaagaggaggttcTTAGGGCACAAGTCTGTGAGGTTATGGCTGATAAAGTCAAG GTCTGCTATGTGGATCATGGCTTCTCAGAGGTGATCAGCGAAACGAAAGTGTTTGAGCTGCATGAGAAGTTTTACAAACTGCCTTTCCAGGCAACCAAGTGTAAACTGGCAG gctTGGAGCCATTCTGCCAGGAGCCTGCTGTACTGAAGAGGTTTGAGACAATGGCAAGTGGAAGGATCCTACTGGCTGAGATCCTAGAAAGAAGACAGACCCCTCTTGTCGTCCTGTACGACACATCACAGGATGACGATGTCAACATCAATGCTGCCTGCATGAAAGCTTTGCAGGATAAGACACTAGCAAGCCCGTTACAG GTGAACAGCACCTATATGAATGTGACTGTCAGCAGCGTCTGCTCAGATGGGACCATCTACCTTCAGCTGCCCTCCAAAGGCCTCGTCAAGCTGCATGAGACACTGGAGAATATAGAGACATATTTCCACTCACAG GTAACATCAGAGTTTTTGGTTTCCAGACCCTTCTGTGGGAAAGGTTGCCTGGCCCGCTACAAAGGCAAATGGTCCCGTGTAGAG ATCACCAACCTGCACGGCAGCAGAGTGCTGGACATCCTTTTCACCGATGTGGGTGTTCAGGCTTCTGTAGAAGTGTTTGAGCTGAGGGAGATCCCATCCCCATTCCTCCGTGACCTTACAGCTATCCCACCACAG GCTGTGAAGTGTTGTCTGGCAGACCTGGCTGTTGGTATTGGATCCTGGACTGCAGAAGCTGTTCAGTGGCTTCGAGAGAAAGTGCTCAACACCACTGACTGTAGCATGAAG GTCGCCAAGGTGGATGAAACCAAGCGTTGCCTCTATATTCACCTGTTCACTGACAAGAATTTCCACGACCCAGCCCGCAGCCTCAACCATCAGATGGCCCAGTCGGACTTGTTCAAACAGCAACCAGATGTTTTTCTGACGAGCCACAG CCCTGCCAAGACTTCCACACCCACTTTATCCTCCAAGACTTCTAGCACCAGTGACTCCCCAAACAGCAGTCCAACATCAGCTTCTGTTCCAGCCAAGCCTCATCTCAAAAGGGCTTTGTCAGGACCCAGAGGGGGTGGACGAGGAAACTCAATCATGGGTCCATCAGAAACACCCTCGtctccctcatcctctctccaGCTGCCACCACTTCTGGAGCTGCCCCCAGCTG GAAGCAACATAGATGTTTATATACCAGTGGCATGCCACCCAGGCCACTTTGTGTTGCAGCCCTGGAGAGATATGTACAAACTGGTGGTGCTGATGGGAGAGATGATTCTGTACTACAATAAAACTGAGGAGAAGCCACTCAACATAGAGAAGAATCAGATATATGCGGCTAAAGTGGAGAACAA ctgGCACCGTGTGTTAGTGAAGGGGGTTTTGACCAATGGCTTGGTGTCTGTCTATGAGTTGGACTATGGTAAACACGAGCTGGTCAGCTGCACCCAGCTCAGACCTCTGATCAAGGAGTTCAGACAGCTGCCGTTCCAGGCAATCACTGCTCAGCTGGCTG GAGTGAAGCCGAGGCAGTGGTCAGAGGAGGCTTCCATCGTTTTCAGGAACCATGTGGAGAAGAGACCTCTGGTGGCCCAGCTGGAGGCCGTCCAGGAAGCCATTAATCCATGGGACAGGAAGATGACTGTCTTCCTGGTTGACACCTCACAGGAAGACAGAGACATCTGGGTGCATGACATCATGGCTGAGTTCGCTGATGAGCTGACAAACGAGCTGTAG